Proteins from a genomic interval of Euleptes europaea isolate rEulEur1 chromosome 18, rEulEur1.hap1, whole genome shotgun sequence:
- the LOC130490854 gene encoding vomeronasal type-2 receptor 26-like, with protein MLPKLYQHVLALGFAIKEINENPKILPNVTLGFHIDDSYHDVRMTCRTTLDLLFKLHRYIPNYECDAHKNLMAIIGGLSFDISFHMGHILALYKIPQMAYGSFAPEQRDSVEFLSFYRMAPNEAHQYMGIIQLLQHFRWTWVGLFATDDDSGEHFLQHLEPLLSENGICLAFAESIPNQAHWSDLHDINGFILNIYQPFADGKASVCIIYGESRAILALITFMFVGSPGYEEQTSFRKVWIMTAQIDFAVTGLHKGWDFQFFHGAISFTIHSQGFLGFQKFLHDIKPYGAHGDGFLKVFWEQAFDCLYPDPLDGMTDDGTCTGDEKLDVLPGPLFEMTMTGHSYSIYNAVYAIAHAIHAMDSLRSKHRESVEAGETMSFNREREMGVGFDITNLVTFPNKSFLRVKVGRVDPNVFGRKEFNIQEDMIVWQRTFNKELPLSVCNNYCQPGYQKKKKEGEKFCCYDCAPCPEGKISDQKDMPDCMKCATDQYPSKDQDQCIPKLISYLSYEEPLGVSLGSIAVSYSLITVLVLGIFIKHRDTPIVKANNWDITYALLVSLLLCFLCSLLFLGYPRKMTCYLRQSAFGIIFVVAVSCVLAKTITVVVAFMATKPGSRMRKWVGKRLTNSIVLSCSLLQGVICMVWLGTSPPFPHLDMQSLSEEIVAECNEGSVTMFYIALGYMGLLSLISLTVAFPARKLPDSFNEAKFITFSMLIFCSVWLSFVPTYLSTKGKYMVAVEIFSILSSSAALLGCIFSPKCYIIVLRPELNTKEQLIKRKN; from the exons ATGTTGCCAAAGCTCTACCAACATGTCCTGGCCTTGGGGTTTGCCATAAAGGAGATCAATGAGAATCCCAAGATTTTGCCCAATGTCACTCTTGGGTTCCACATCGATGACAGCTACCATGATGTCAGGATGACCTGTCGTACCACTCTGGACCTGCTGTTTAAATTGCACAGATATATTCCAAACTATGAATGTGATGCCCATAAAAATCTAATGGCCATCATTGGAGGACTTAGCTTTGATATCTCCTTCCACATGGGCCACATCTTAGCTCTCTACAAAATTCCACAG ATGGCTTATGGATCATTTGCCCCAGAGCAGAGGGATTCAGTGGAATTCCTTTCTTTTTACCGTATGGCCCCCAATGAAGCCCATCAGTATATGGGCATCATCCAGTTACTGCAACATTTCAGATGGACATGGGTAGGACTCTTTGCTACAGATGATGATAGTGGAGAACATTTCTTGCAGCATCTGGAGCCATTGCTTTCCGAGAATGGGATCTGTTTGGCATTTGCAGAAAGCATCCCCAACCAAGCCCACTGGAGCGATTTGCATGACATTAATGGTTTCATCTTAAATATATATCAACCTTTTGCAGATGGCAAAGCCAGTGTGTGTATCATTTATGGAGAATCCAGGGCCATTTTAGCACTGATCACTTTTATGTTTGTAGGCAGTCCTGGGTATGAGGAACAGACTTCATTTCGAAAGGTGTGGATTATGACAGCCCAGATTGATTTTGCAGTAACAGGACTTCATAAGGGCTGGGATTTCCAATTCTTCCATGGTGCCATTTCTTTCACAATTCACTCACAGGGGTTTTTAGGCTTCCAAAAATTCCTTCATGATATAAAACCTTATGGGGCTCATGGAGATGGCTTTCTCAAGGTCTTCTGGGAACAAGCCTTTGACTGTTTATATCCAGATCCTCTGGATGGGATGACAGATGATGGAACCTGTACTGGGGACGAGAAGCTGGATGTCCTTCCTGGACCTCTTTTTGAAATGACCATGACTGGCCACAGCTACAGCATCTACAATGCAGTCTATGCCATAGCGCATGCTATCCATGCCATGGACAGTCTCAGATCAAAACACAGAGAAAGTGTGGAAG CTGGAGAAACAATGTCTTTTAAtcgagagagagaaatgggagtGGGCTTTGACATTACAAACCTGGTCACGTTCCCAAACAAGTCTTTCCTTAGAGTGAAAGTTGGAAGGGTGGATCCAAATGTTTTTGGACGAAAAGAGTTCAACATCCAAGAGGATATGATTGTGTGGCAAAGAACTTTTAACAAG GAGCTGCCCCTTTCAGTGTGCAATAACTACTGCCAGCCTGGttatcagaagaaaaagaaggaaggagagaaattttgctgctatgattgtgctCCTTGCCCAGAAGGGAAGATTTCAGACCAGAAGG ATATGCCTGACTGCATGAAATGCGCAACAGATCAATATCCAAGCAAGGACCAAGATCAATGTATTCCCAAGCTGATAAGCTATCTGTCCTATGAAGAGCCTTTAGGAGTTAGTTTAGGCTCCATTGCAGTTTCTTATTCCCTGATCACAGTCTTAGTTCTGGGAATTTTTATTAAGCACAGAGATACCCCCATAGTGAAAGCAAACAACTGGGACATCACTTATGCCCTTCTTGTTTCCCTTCTGCTCTGTTTCCTCTGCTCTTTGTTATTTCTTGGATATCCTAGGAAGATGACCTGCTATCTTCGACAATCTGCTTTTGGCATCATCTTTGTAGTAGCTGTTTCTTGTgtgttggccaaaaccatcactgtggttgTCGCTTTCATGGCCACCAAACCGGGATCCAGGatgagaaagtgggtggggaaaaggctGACCAATTCCATCGTTCTTTCCTGCTCCCTTCTTCAAGGAGTAATTTGTATGGTGTGGCTAGGAACATCTCCTCCTTTCCCACATTTGGACATGCAGTCACTGAGTGAAGAGATAGTGGCAGAATGTAATGAAGGATCTGTCACGATGTTCTATATTGCTTTAGGCTATATGGGACTTCTGTCCCTCATCAGCTTAACTGTGGCTTTCCCAGCCAGGAAGTTACctgacagtttcaatgaagccaagttcatcaccttcagcatgctgatCTTTTGTAGTGTTTGGTTGTCTTTTGTTCCAACCTACCTAAGCACCAAAGGGAAGTACATGGTagccgtggagatcttctctatcttgtCTTCTAGTGCAGCATTACTGGGttgtattttttccccaaaatgttaCATTATTGTGCTGAGACCTGAGCTGAACACAAAGGAGCAGCTAATAAAGAGAAAGAATTAA